The Rhizobium sp. WSM4643 genome contains the following window.
CTTCTCGCCGACCATCTCCTCGCCCACTTTCCGGACCTCGGCAAATTGCGGCGGCAGGGGGAAGTGCGACAGCAGCGCCAAGGCCCTGGCATCGCCGTCCGGATAGAGCGGATGGCCGAAGGCCGAAAGGCGATTGCCCTGGGCAAGCGTGCGGCGGATCGCCTGCTCCGCCCCAAGGGTGGAAGCGGTCTCTATCAAGGCGTCGACGGCTTGCCAGGCGGCACCATGCAGCGGCCCTGTCAGCGTCGCCAGACCGGACAGCACGGCGGCCGAAAGGGCCGCCCCCGCCGATGCCGTGACCCGCGCCGCAAAGGTCGAGGCGTTGAGTTCGTGATCGGCAAGCAGCACCAGCGCGCGGCGCAGGCAATCGGCAGCATCCGGCCGCTGCCAGCTTGTCGCAAGCCTGAGATGCAGCGGCTGGTCGAAAGGCCCCGGCGCCAGTGCATCGGCGATGGTGCGGAGGACGCCGCTTGCTTCGCGGCGAAGTGCTGCCTGCGAGCGGCCGAGCGATGGCAGATCCGATGTCACCCGCCCTGCCAGCGCCCGGAATGCCGCCTGAAGCGACGGAGAGGCATGGCGGGTCTCGTTGCCACCAGGGAGTGTTTCCGCGCCGTTCCAGAGCAGTTCCGCCGTCTGCTCGAGCGTCGCGGCTTCCGCGAAACCGGCCGCATCCTTTCCGCGATAGAAAAGCCGTCCGCCGATGATGGTGGAGATTGCCGAGGACAGAACCGGATCGCCCCAGCGGATCGCCTCGGCGGCGACCGTTTCGGTCTTGCGGCGGCCGGCATGGCGTTCGGCAAGCCGCTGTACGTCAGTAGCTTGATAGAGGCTGCGACGCGGGTCGGCGGGATCGGGCTTGGCGCGGATGCGTCCGCGGCTGACATTGGCATAGAGCGTCTGCGGCTTGGTCTTCAGTGCCTGCAGCGCCTCCTCGGCGGTCAGCCACGACATCGGAGCCTCACATTGATCAATTGCGTCAAGATTGACGTCAATGAAACTAGGTCGGATCATCCGGACCGTAAAGGAGAAACAACATGAAAAACGGCTTGGAAGATGTCATTGCTGCCGAAACGCAGCTTTCGGATGTCGATGGCGAAGCGGGACGACTGATCATCCGTGGCGTATCGCTGGATCACCTGGTTGCAAACGGCACCTATGAAGGCGTCGCCGCCCTATTGCTCGATGGGCTGATGGAAAAAAGCTTCGACGAAGCGGAATTGCGCGACTGGTTGGCGCAGGCGCGAACGAGGATTTTCGGCCACATCAAGGCCGCTGACGCCGCCCTGCTCGCTTTGCCTCCGGTCGATGCGATGCGGGCGCTGATCGCCCGCCTTCCCGACGGCGAGGATTTCGATACCGCTCTCAGCCTTCTGGCTGCGCCCGCAGTTTTCCTGCCGGCGATCCTTCGCAAGCAACGCGGCAAAAGACCGATCGCGCCCGACGCCTCGCTGCCGCAGGCGGCCGATATCCTGCGCATGCTGACTGGAAAATTGCCGACCAGGGAGCAGACAGCGGCACTCGACATCTATCTCGTAACGATATCGGACCATGGCCTCAATGCCTCGACCTTCGCATCGCGCGTTATTGCTTCCACGCAGGCCGGCCTTACCTCTTCCGTACTCGCGGCGGTGAGCGCGCTGAAAGGGCCGCTGCATGGCGGCGCGCCCGGTCCCGTGCTCGACATGCTGGATGCGATCGGAACGGCGGAGAATGCTTACCCGTGGATCGAGG
Protein-coding sequences here:
- a CDS encoding citrate synthase — encoded protein: MSWLTAEEALQALKTKPQTLYANVSRGRIRAKPDPADPRRSLYQATDVQRLAERHAGRRKTETVAAEAIRWGDPVLSSAISTIIGGRLFYRGKDAAGFAEAATLEQTAELLWNGAETLPGGNETRHASPSLQAAFRALAGRVTSDLPSLGRSQAALRREASGVLRTIADALAPGPFDQPLHLRLATSWQRPDAADCLRRALVLLADHELNASTFAARVTASAGAALSAAVLSGLATLTGPLHGAAWQAVDALIETASTLGAEQAIRRTLAQGNRLSAFGHPLYPDGDARALALLSHFPLPPQFAEVRKVGEEMVGEKVNVDFALAAMAAAFDLPREAPIIIFSLARSVGWLAHAMEQIDSGELIRPRARYAGPAPETGTRT
- a CDS encoding citrate synthase/methylcitrate synthase, encoding MKNGLEDVIAAETQLSDVDGEAGRLIIRGVSLDHLVANGTYEGVAALLLDGLMEKSFDEAELRDWLAQARTRIFGHIKAADAALLALPPVDAMRALIARLPDGEDFDTALSLLAAPAVFLPAILRKQRGKRPIAPDASLPQAADILRMLTGKLPTREQTAALDIYLVTISDHGLNASTFASRVIASTQAGLTSSVLAAVSALKGPLHGGAPGPVLDMLDAIGTAENAYPWIEEALDRGERLMGFGHRIYRVRDPRADALKGALKPLISTGQVNSARGALAEAVETAALAILKARKPNRPLDVNVEFYTALLLEALGFPRQAFTGVFAIGRTVGWLAHAREQALEGRLIRPRSVYIGPLPAAA